Proteins encoded by one window of Vibrio panuliri:
- a CDS encoding ABC transporter permease: MSPTLMLAWKSVNNRRLTAFLTILTVAVSLVLLLGVERIRTQAKASFANTISGTDLIVGGRSGQVNLLLYSVFRIGNATNNIDWKSYQEFSQHRSVDWTIPLSLGDSHKGFRVLGTNQSYFEHYRYGSKQHLALAQGKPFAGLFETVIGADVAKQLGYTIGSEIIIAHGISDVGFSRHDNLPFKVVGIFAPTGTPVDKTVHVSLEAIEAIHVGWESGARLGATPTAEQLEQHSFQPKQITAMLIGLKSKIQTFALQRQINTYPQEPLSAILPGIALHELWGMMSIAEQALMVVSGFVVVAGLLGMLSSLLTSLQERRREMAILRAMGARPRHIFSLLILEASALTAIGIVVGVGLLYGLLALIGPFVTQNYGIQLPLVMLSYHELGLVAAVQIAGTLIGFFPALRAYRQSLSDGMTIRV, encoded by the coding sequence ATGAGCCCGACCCTGATGCTCGCATGGAAAAGCGTCAATAACCGCCGCTTGACCGCATTTCTCACCATCCTCACTGTCGCGGTATCTTTAGTCTTACTGCTTGGCGTTGAACGTATTCGTACACAAGCAAAAGCAAGTTTCGCTAATACCATTTCAGGTACAGATCTGATTGTCGGAGGACGCTCAGGACAAGTTAACTTGCTACTTTACTCTGTGTTTCGTATTGGTAATGCCACCAATAATATCGACTGGAAAAGCTATCAAGAGTTTAGTCAGCATCGCTCAGTCGATTGGACAATTCCTCTATCACTTGGCGATTCTCACAAGGGATTTCGTGTTCTTGGCACCAATCAAAGTTACTTCGAACACTATCGCTATGGTAGTAAGCAACACCTAGCTCTCGCGCAAGGCAAACCCTTTGCTGGCTTATTTGAAACCGTGATTGGTGCAGATGTAGCCAAACAACTTGGCTACACGATTGGTAGCGAGATCATCATCGCTCATGGGATTAGTGATGTCGGTTTTAGTCGTCATGATAACTTACCGTTTAAAGTGGTCGGCATTTTCGCCCCAACAGGAACACCCGTCGATAAAACGGTTCATGTTTCATTGGAGGCGATTGAAGCGATCCACGTAGGTTGGGAGTCCGGCGCCCGGCTCGGCGCAACACCCACAGCAGAGCAGCTTGAACAACATAGCTTCCAACCCAAGCAGATCACCGCGATGCTGATCGGGTTGAAATCAAAAATCCAAACCTTTGCTTTGCAACGCCAAATCAACACCTACCCACAAGAGCCGCTTAGTGCGATTTTGCCCGGCATTGCGCTGCATGAACTGTGGGGCATGATGTCTATTGCTGAGCAAGCATTGATGGTTGTCTCTGGGTTTGTTGTCGTTGCCGGTCTATTAGGCATGCTCTCTAGCCTACTTACCAGTTTGCAGGAAAGACGCAGAGAGATGGCTATCCTACGTGCAATGGGGGCAAGACCAAGGCATATATTCAGCTTATTAATTTTGGAAGCGAGTGCCTTAACGGCAATTGGCATCGTTGTTGGGGTTGGCTTGCTCTATGGCTTATTAGCACTTATCGGCCCGTTCGTTACCCAAAATTATGGTATTCAACTACCACTAGTCATGTTGTCCTATCATGAACTGGGCTTAGTTGCCGCGGTTCAAATTGCTGGCACACTGATTGGATTCTTTCCTGCACTGCGAGCGTACCGCCAATCTCTCAGTGACGGAATGACCATACGAGTTTAA
- a CDS encoding secondary thiamine-phosphate synthase enzyme YjbQ gives MWSQKTLTLRARRRGFHLITDEIEQQLPQLRSISVGLLHLFVQHTSASLTINENADPTVRVDMEKHFNQSVPERAPYYQHTYEGDDDMPAHIKASTLGCSVSIPIHQGRLALGTWQGIYLGEHRNDGGERTIIATIQGE, from the coding sequence ATGTGGTCGCAAAAAACACTCACATTACGCGCCAGAAGACGTGGATTTCACCTAATTACTGATGAAATTGAACAACAATTACCGCAATTAAGGTCAATTTCAGTAGGTTTATTACATCTGTTTGTTCAACACACCTCCGCGAGTCTCACCATCAACGAAAATGCCGATCCAACGGTACGAGTTGATATGGAGAAACACTTTAACCAATCGGTCCCTGAGCGAGCGCCATACTATCAGCACACTTATGAAGGGGATGATGATATGCCTGCACATATCAAAGCATCAACTTTAGGCTGCAGTGTCAGCATTCCCATCCATCAAGGGCGCTTAGCTTTAGGAACATGGCAAGGAATATACTTGGGCGAGCATCGAAATGATGGCGGAGAACGGACAATTATCGCCACCATTCAGGGTGAATAG
- a CDS encoding BamA/TamA family outer membrane protein: protein MNKAVTTSALIISSLLAPKVFSQDKDSAIVPFFFSTETMGATYGLAGVAKGVGQPQAALFGMGLYSSKDSYLTFLSAYNYALSSELLFTAQMYQAHFNEMPYYLGSQGKNDSRYEDKTVTNSDEEHYQAEFKYLLPWGTFKNEGLNGVFKPRRNVTTASPLESGVSSISFTPFYSLRKLDARDREGELATGFKLTFDWDNRDSVRNSSRGSHTALDITLGDQNWGFSDAWVKWEFQNSHYFALGPLGDLFDQQVVAFDIYTADTPTWNQCNGNQCARPPEQEQVSLGGLYRLRGSTSGRYHGRSAIHYSMEYRVMPEWQPLNDIPVINYYNMPWWQWVVFLESGRVADEYNLETLHQDMQWNIGAAVRFQVEGIVVRAEIAEGSDEGMFRVMINQPF, encoded by the coding sequence ATGAATAAAGCAGTCACGACCAGCGCTCTCATTATTAGTAGTCTTTTAGCACCAAAGGTTTTTAGTCAAGATAAAGACAGTGCTATTGTGCCGTTCTTTTTTAGCACCGAAACCATGGGTGCAACGTATGGCTTAGCTGGTGTGGCAAAAGGCGTCGGACAACCACAAGCCGCACTATTTGGTATGGGGCTTTACTCATCGAAAGACAGTTATCTGACTTTCCTCTCGGCATATAACTATGCTCTTAGCTCTGAGCTACTGTTCACCGCGCAAATGTATCAAGCGCATTTTAATGAGATGCCCTATTACCTTGGCTCTCAGGGAAAAAATGACTCTCGATACGAAGATAAAACTGTCACCAATAGCGATGAAGAGCACTATCAAGCGGAGTTTAAATACTTACTGCCGTGGGGAACCTTTAAAAATGAAGGGCTCAATGGGGTATTTAAACCTCGTCGAAATGTCACAACGGCTTCACCGCTTGAGTCAGGTGTCTCCTCAATCAGTTTCACGCCATTCTATTCGTTACGTAAACTCGATGCGCGAGACCGAGAAGGCGAGTTAGCGACAGGTTTTAAGCTAACATTTGATTGGGACAATCGGGATAGTGTACGTAATTCAAGCCGTGGCTCTCATACCGCATTGGATATTACGCTTGGCGACCAAAACTGGGGGTTCTCCGACGCTTGGGTTAAGTGGGAGTTTCAAAATAGCCACTATTTTGCGCTTGGTCCACTAGGCGACTTGTTTGATCAACAAGTAGTAGCCTTTGACATCTATACCGCAGATACCCCCACTTGGAATCAATGTAATGGCAATCAATGTGCAAGACCGCCAGAACAAGAGCAAGTGAGTTTAGGTGGCCTGTATCGTTTGCGAGGTTCTACCTCTGGTCGATACCATGGTCGTTCGGCAATCCACTACTCAATGGAGTATCGCGTGATGCCTGAGTGGCAACCGCTCAACGATATTCCAGTGATTAACTACTACAATATGCCATGGTGGCAGTGGGTAGTCTTCCTTGAGTCTGGTCGAGTGGCTGATGAGTACAATCTAGAGACGTTACATCAAGACATGCAATGGAATATCGGCGCGGCAGTACGTTTTCAAGTGGAAGGCATTGTCGTGCGCGCTGAAATCGCGGAAGGATCCGATGAAGGCATGTTTAGAGTCATGATCAATCAGCCTTTCTAG
- the pgi gene encoding glucose-6-phosphate isomerase, with protein MLKNINPTQTQAWKALTAHFESAQDMDLTELFASDAARFDKFSTRFGNDLLIDYSKNLINQETLQHLFALAKETDLQSAIEAMFSGQAINQTEGRAVLHTALRNRSNKPVMVDGEDVMPAVNAVLAKIKSFTERVIGGEWQGYTGKAITDIVNIGIGGSDLGPYMVTEALAPYKNHLNLHFVSNVDGTHIVETLKKVSPETTLFLIASKTFTTQETMTNAHTARDWFLESAQDQAHVAKHFAALSTNAPAVSEFGIDTDNMFEFWDWVGGRYSLWSAIGLSIALAVGYDNFVELLDGAHEMDNHFVATDLESNIPVILALIGIWYNNFHGAETEAILPYDQYMHRFAAYFQQGNMESNGKYVDRNGNPVTYQTGPIIWGEPGTNGQHAFYQLIHQGTKLIPCDFIAPAISHNPAGDHHQKLMSNFFAQTEALAFGKTAETVLAEFIKAGKTEEEAASLVPFKVFEGNRPTNSILVKQITPRTLGNLIAMYEHKIFVQGVILNIFSFDQWGVELGKQLANQILPELADESAIDSHDSSTNGLINAFKAFKA; from the coding sequence ATGTTGAAAAATATTAACCCAACGCAAACTCAAGCGTGGAAAGCGTTAACAGCACATTTTGAATCTGCTCAAGATATGGATTTAACTGAGTTGTTCGCGAGCGATGCAGCACGCTTTGACAAGTTTTCTACTCGTTTTGGTAACGATCTTCTTATCGATTACTCGAAAAACCTAATCAATCAAGAAACGTTGCAACATCTTTTTGCTTTAGCAAAAGAAACGGATCTTCAATCTGCAATTGAAGCGATGTTCAGTGGCCAAGCGATTAACCAAACAGAAGGTCGTGCTGTACTGCATACGGCGCTGCGCAATCGCTCAAACAAACCAGTGATGGTTGACGGCGAAGATGTCATGCCAGCAGTTAATGCGGTACTTGCTAAAATCAAATCATTTACTGAACGCGTCATTGGCGGTGAGTGGCAAGGTTACACAGGCAAAGCAATCACAGATATCGTTAATATCGGTATCGGCGGTTCTGACCTAGGTCCATACATGGTGACAGAAGCACTAGCACCATACAAAAACCACCTAAACCTACACTTTGTTTCTAACGTTGATGGCACACATATCGTAGAAACATTAAAGAAAGTGAGTCCAGAAACAACACTGTTCCTGATCGCTTCTAAGACATTTACTACTCAAGAAACCATGACTAACGCACACACTGCGCGTGATTGGTTCCTAGAGTCAGCTCAAGACCAAGCGCATGTTGCTAAGCACTTTGCTGCGCTTTCAACTAACGCACCAGCCGTTTCTGAATTTGGTATCGACACAGACAACATGTTTGAGTTCTGGGACTGGGTTGGCGGTCGTTACTCACTATGGTCAGCCATCGGTCTTTCAATTGCACTCGCGGTTGGCTACGACAACTTTGTTGAGCTGCTAGATGGTGCGCACGAAATGGATAACCACTTTGTTGCCACAGATCTAGAAAGCAATATTCCAGTGATTTTGGCGCTAATCGGTATTTGGTACAATAACTTCCACGGTGCTGAAACCGAAGCGATCCTACCTTACGACCAGTACATGCACCGTTTTGCCGCGTACTTCCAACAAGGTAACATGGAATCAAATGGTAAATACGTTGACCGTAACGGCAACCCTGTGACTTACCAAACCGGTCCAATTATCTGGGGTGAACCAGGTACAAATGGTCAGCACGCGTTCTACCAGCTAATTCACCAAGGTACTAAACTGATCCCTTGTGACTTTATTGCTCCAGCAATCAGCCACAACCCAGCAGGCGATCACCATCAAAAACTGATGTCGAACTTCTTTGCACAAACTGAAGCTCTCGCATTTGGTAAAACAGCAGAAACAGTACTGGCTGAGTTTATTAAAGCAGGTAAAACCGAAGAAGAAGCGGCATCACTAGTACCATTCAAAGTATTTGAAGGTAACCGCCCAACGAACTCAATTCTAGTTAAGCAGATCACGCCGCGTACCCTAGGTAACTTGATTGCGATGTACGAACACAAGATCTTCGTACAAGGCGTAATCCTAAACATCTTTAGCTTCGACCAATGGGGCGTAGAGTTAGGTAAACAGCTAGCAAACCAAATCCTACCTGAGCTTGCTGATGAGTCTGCAATTGACTCTCACGATAGCTCAACGAATGGTTTGATCAACGCATTCAAAGCGTTCAAAGCGTAA
- a CDS encoding TIGR03899 family protein, with protein sequence MSESNKPVTLEHDPQPEPRQEKKSSYVKDSASRVLHIAQAHGLDALLQKEAPQKPALERALVRERNRREQRQKNLEHILKLAHHSCQDETAGEPDQDWLYRFFDMAQEVHNPAMQRLWAQVFKREVTNPGSTSMKALKVLHDMAPKEAQILQRAASLACSFGHDNSRKLLVGFRAQGGIFSFGKRNITNSINVGSFQLPYSSLLVLFELGLMHGTELESGEIELESSLPLSYQGKNLALQVHGKGVRLLYYRFSPTGNELCKLLGNKPNSQYYDQLVALLGQKFTVQTEVKSSVHHTV encoded by the coding sequence ATGTCTGAAAGCAACAAACCAGTAACGCTTGAACACGATCCTCAACCGGAACCTCGCCAAGAGAAAAAGTCCAGCTATGTAAAGGATAGTGCAAGCCGAGTATTGCATATCGCCCAAGCGCATGGCTTAGATGCCCTGTTACAAAAAGAGGCACCGCAAAAACCCGCCCTCGAGAGAGCATTAGTTCGCGAGCGGAATCGACGTGAACAAAGGCAAAAAAATCTTGAACATATCCTCAAGTTAGCTCACCACTCTTGCCAAGATGAAACTGCTGGAGAGCCAGATCAAGACTGGCTATATCGCTTCTTTGATATGGCACAAGAAGTTCATAACCCAGCCATGCAACGGTTATGGGCGCAAGTGTTTAAGCGTGAAGTAACCAACCCAGGCTCAACGTCAATGAAAGCCCTTAAAGTGCTGCATGACATGGCCCCAAAAGAAGCACAGATTCTACAGAGAGCGGCATCGTTAGCCTGTAGCTTTGGGCACGACAATAGTCGCAAGTTACTAGTAGGGTTTCGAGCGCAAGGTGGCATTTTTAGTTTTGGTAAGCGCAATATCACCAACAGTATTAATGTAGGTAGCTTCCAACTGCCCTACTCCAGCCTGTTAGTGCTGTTTGAACTTGGCTTAATGCATGGCACTGAACTTGAGTCAGGCGAGATTGAACTGGAATCATCACTTCCATTGAGTTACCAAGGGAAGAACCTCGCTCTGCAAGTCCATGGCAAAGGGGTCAGATTGCTCTACTACCGCTTCTCTCCGACCGGAAACGAGTTATGTAAGCTGCTGGGGAACAAGCCGAATAGCCAATACTACGATCAGCTTGTTGCACTATTAGGGCAGAAATTCACGGTTCAAACTGAAGTGAAAAGCAGCGTCCATCATACGGTGTGA
- a CDS encoding DUF3299 domain-containing protein has translation MKKIVLLLSCIMSFAIPLQSVANEETLTLDWIDLIPEAERNQFDAMGMPLVTDHSGGAMEQSKLGTVRQELNGSKVKIPGFVIPLEGDDEKITEFLLVPYFGACIHVPPPPPNQILYVKFPKGAPIQQLWDVVYVIGTLKTETLNHELAETGYLLEGTEIAEYDY, from the coding sequence ATGAAGAAAATAGTTTTACTACTCAGTTGCATCATGAGTTTCGCTATCCCCCTACAGAGCGTAGCTAATGAAGAAACACTCACCCTAGATTGGATTGACTTAATTCCAGAAGCTGAGCGTAACCAGTTTGATGCGATGGGCATGCCCCTTGTCACTGACCATTCTGGTGGCGCGATGGAGCAATCAAAACTAGGGACAGTCAGGCAAGAGCTCAATGGCAGTAAGGTTAAAATTCCTGGTTTTGTCATTCCTCTCGAAGGGGACGATGAGAAAATCACGGAGTTTTTGTTAGTCCCGTACTTTGGGGCGTGTATTCATGTACCGCCACCACCACCAAACCAAATTTTGTACGTAAAGTTCCCTAAGGGGGCGCCAATACAGCAGTTGTGGGATGTCGTTTACGTTATCGGGACACTGAAAACTGAAACGCTCAATCATGAGTTGGCCGAGACCGGCTATCTCCTCGAAGGCACTGAGATCGCCGAATATGACTATTAA
- the alr gene encoding alanine racemase — MKAATAQIDLAALKHNLQLLKQQAPNSKMMAVVKANGYGHGLNQIAKNANVADAYGVARIEEALQLRAVGIVKPILLLEGFYSPGDLPVLVTNNIQTVVHCIEQLEALENAILETPVKVWLKVDSGMHRLGVRPEQLEEFITRLKACDNVAQPLRYISHFACADELDKPATVQQIELFRSLTDGCSGERSLAASAGVLAWPESHLDWVRPGIIMYGVSPFADKSAEELGFKPVMTLKSHLIAVRDVKQGESIGYGGIWTSERDTKVGVIAIGYGDGYPRTAPNGTPVYVNGRKVPTAGRVSMDMLTVDLGPQATDKVGDEAILWGKELAAEEVAAHIGTIAYELVTKLTPRVEMEYSE, encoded by the coding sequence ATGAAGGCGGCAACCGCTCAGATCGACCTCGCGGCTCTTAAGCACAATTTACAGTTGCTTAAACAGCAAGCGCCCAACAGTAAAATGATGGCTGTGGTTAAAGCCAATGGCTATGGGCATGGTTTAAACCAGATCGCTAAAAACGCCAATGTGGCGGATGCCTATGGGGTAGCGCGAATTGAAGAAGCGCTGCAATTGCGCGCGGTAGGTATCGTGAAACCGATCCTATTGTTAGAAGGTTTCTATTCACCGGGCGACTTACCCGTTTTGGTTACCAACAATATTCAGACTGTGGTGCACTGCATTGAGCAGCTTGAAGCGCTTGAAAATGCCATTCTTGAAACGCCAGTGAAAGTGTGGCTTAAAGTCGACAGTGGTATGCATCGTTTGGGGGTTCGCCCTGAACAGCTAGAAGAATTTATTACTCGTCTAAAAGCGTGTGACAATGTGGCGCAGCCACTCCGTTATATCAGCCATTTTGCCTGTGCTGATGAACTTGATAAACCAGCCACCGTCCAACAGATTGAGCTGTTCCGCTCTCTGACTGATGGTTGCAGTGGTGAGCGCTCGCTAGCCGCCTCTGCGGGAGTGCTTGCGTGGCCTGAGAGTCACTTAGATTGGGTAAGACCAGGCATTATTATGTATGGCGTGTCGCCATTTGCTGATAAGTCAGCGGAAGAGCTGGGCTTTAAGCCAGTAATGACCCTTAAATCCCATCTCATCGCAGTGCGTGATGTGAAGCAAGGCGAAAGCATTGGCTATGGCGGAATTTGGACCAGTGAGCGCGATACGAAAGTGGGTGTGATTGCGATAGGTTACGGGGATGGTTATCCGCGTACCGCCCCTAACGGCACACCTGTTTATGTTAATGGTCGTAAAGTGCCGACTGCAGGGCGCGTTTCTATGGATATGTTAACGGTCGATCTAGGACCGCAAGCAACTGATAAAGTCGGTGATGAAGCGATTTTATGGGGTAAAGAGCTCGCGGCTGAAGAGGTGGCGGCACATATTGGTACCATCGCTTACGAATTGGTGACTAAGCTCACTCCTCGCGTTGAAATGGAATATTCAGAGTAA